The Setaria viridis chromosome 9, Setaria_viridis_v4.0, whole genome shotgun sequence sequence CGTGAAGACTAAAGCTCGCTAGATCacagctacacccaacaattgtttttttcaagataaagtcagaagattcaagattttattgaccctcagcatgattcttcgattcaacctaaggctcgggggttaCAACATagggagtgcgactttcgccgccctccatatcacattccaaaaaTGAAGATtgcaaaatcaagacgatcaagggctcgagcacaccatagcctcatgacaactttgaggaactttgaagattcaaccagataaagtactcgaggagcactaaactactcggtgaggatctgaaaagtactcgaagactgctacattcgactatgaagtgtTGGGAGGCTTGTcgaggatagatccctagtacccacagggaaggaagaaggcggacTCTTACTAAGattcccgtgtaatcctactaggactcgtaccttgtaatcctactagaactccttCTTGTAACtaactagtaatcccgccccctggagtatataaaggagggtaagGGTTCCTAGATCTGTAGGCGAAAATCTCacagaaccacaacagaggaccaaatcctcaacaccaaacaacacccaagcgtagagcgcaatatacaacacggacgtagggtattactggcggtccgaacctgtataaatccttatcttgtgtcctcgcttttaccttaaTCTCGACAAGTCCcgctaaccaaaacactaccttaaGCATCACCACATCCAGATGAGCGCATCTGCCATCGCTACAGTGCTACATTGTACTACCGCTGTCAGCTACATTGAAAATGCAGTCTGCTCTGGTTTGAAAAAAAGAGGGAATTGTACCAACTTAAaacgccaaaaaaaaaaacaaaggcatTTGCACTGCCAAACTTTTCACTTTACCCACCTTAAgagttttctttttgaaaaagaaaagagtttTAAAATTTGTCCCCAATAAAACTTCCCTAGCACCAACAGATGCACGTCGAAGAGAGAGCAGAAGAGActcacattatttttttttctttttctttttaataattTCCTGCACCTCATCAGCGCACACATGACACATCACACTAGTCAGCACTCCACGTCAAGTTTTATTGCGGGCACCCCCACCGTAAAAACCAAAAATAAAATTCAGAAAACTCAGTTCCCGTCAAAATGGTTCTGATGGTATGATCTGAACCGTCGACCGAGTGATCGCACGGTCCGCGAGCCGCGCGCATTTGGTCGCTTGCGTTACGCCTCCGTCCCGTTCGTAACGCAGCAGGGCCCCGTTAAAATAGGCGCGGCCGCACCGCACGGAGCAGAGCAGCACGCTGCCCGCGCGGGTACGGCCCTTTCCTTGCCATCTTCCACCTCTCCATGCGCTAGGGGCGGCTTGGCGCAAAGGGAGACTCGGACCTGGGGAGGAGACGACAGACGAGACCGAGGCGACCGCGACCGAATCGCGTGTGGGGCGGTAGGCCATCGAGGCGATCCGCGGGGGGCAAGGAAGGAAAGGAGGAAGAGCAGAGCGGAGTGGGTCGGGGTGGGGGGGGACGCGCGGCGTGAAGGATGGACGCGAACGGGCGCGGGGAGGATGGCGACGCGCGGGCGCCGCTCCTGGCGgggcccgggcggcggcgcaacTCGGTGGCGTCGATGCGCGGGGAGTTCGTCTCGCGCCTGCCCAAGAAGGTGCTCGACGCCGTCGACCCCGAGCGCCCGTCGCACGTCGACTTCTCCCGCTCCAAGGGCCTCCCCGAAGGTTCGCCTGCAAGtccctccttcccctcctcgcATTGTCGgatcatttttttctctctctgtcCTTGGTTCGGTCTGCTCTTGGGATCTCTGAGCGTTTCGTCTTCTGAATATGGTGGTACAAAAGATTCGCATTTTTATGAGGCTCCTTTTATAGTTACGAAGTCTCCTGGTGATGATATGATTGATGTGCTTTTGAAGTTTTGATCTAGATTCTGGAGTTGTCGTGGATAATTCGTTTCTTTTTTGGGATGCCTCAGTCTCTTATCCTTGATTCCTCCATTCCTCCGCATGCTTTTTCCGGGCTCCAAGGATTTCTTTTCATACTTGTGTGATGGAAACAGCTTGTGGCTTTACTATCATTCGGTGCTTCTTGTGGCTGTTTCTTTGTAAAATACTACCATTCGGTTCTTCCGGGCGCCAATGAGTATATGTTTGGTTGAATAAATACTAAACACTTTTTGTGCGTCTTTGTTGTCTTGTTATGGCCCTAGCTCCTAGGTGGTTTGTTGGATTGTCAGTACAAACAACTGCGACGCTATGGTGTTTGTTTCGGTCAAAAATCCCCTTCAGGGTAATGCCGTTCCTTCCTTTGTTCTGTAGCAGACTGCAGGTACGCAAATGAGTATAACAGATAACACGTAGCATGGCAAAATGGCATGGCACCTCTCGACTCTCGTTGCCTCAAACCGAGCTGTGGTTTTTTAACTGTGCCTGCATATTGAGCGTTTCCTCTTTTTTCTATCTGGTCCGCACTCACCTATGCAGCGTTGATCTTTGTTTCACCTTCCATCTTACTTTGATTATAATATGAGATGCATCGAGAAGAGGTGTAATATGGCGAAGGGAGGGAACCTCTGGACCAGCCGGCGCTAGTTTTAAATTGCAATATCTATGTCACGATGTTCTGGATCTGCCTAGTGTATATGGTCCCCTGTTTCCTGAATATCTTAATTTGCGGGGTAGTTGGAAAATTTTGACTTTTCTTgattgaaattttgaattcctCGCCTATAGAAAAAACAGATTCCTGTAgtataaaaaaaactattttcGGCAATTTATTGGCCCGATCTTTAGATGACCATTTTGCTTACTCTAtgcttctttttccttctttcatATGCGAGGAGATTTATTTGTTTTGACCTTTCCTGGATTTAACAAACGAACTTTCTGAAGACTATTCTTGCTGTTTCTTGAAATACATTAAAATCAACTGTGTATGCTATATTTACACCAAAAATTTTTCTGCTATTTCCCTAAAAAGAAAGTTAAAatattccataatttgatttaGTGTCACTCGTGCATTTTGTTTCTAATTTTTTCATAAGCACCTGCTACTTCTTTATGATCAAGTCTGACAAAGTGACATGTTTTGAGTTAATACAGGGGAGAGAGAGTACTATGAAAAACAGTTTGCCACGTTGAGGTCCTTTGAGGAAGTTGACTCAATAGAAGAATCCAATGAAAttgatgaggaagaggagctTGCGGAGCAAAACCAGAGTGAATTTGCCATGAAGATATCAAATTACGCAAACATTATTCTCTTAGCGTTGAAGGTTGGTTTCTCCCCCACCTTTTTTAAGCCCTAAGCATGAACTCCTCAAGGATGACTagacttcaaaaaaaaaaacttcaggTATACGCCACAATTAAAAGTGGATCAATCGCTATAGCTGCCTCAACACTGGATTCACTGCTTGATCTCATGGCTGGTGGTATCCTTTGGTTCACACATCTGTCAATGAAGAGCATCAATGTCTACAAGTACCCCATTGGCAAACTGAGGGTACAGCCTGTAGGCATTATCATCTTTGCTGCTGTCATGGCCACTTTAGGTATGCTTGCTTTTTCCGCTAATGGAGGTGCTTATACAATCAAGTCACTTCCTTTCTTGATAACTTATCCTGTTTGACATATGTGCCATCTTAGAATTTTACTCAAGTGAGTGTGATCTTCTTGTCAAGATCCTTTACATTAATTTGAGTTGCATCTCCAGGCTTCCAAGTATTTATTCAAGCTGTTGAAAAGCTGATAGTGAATGAGGCTCCAGCTAAACTGAACCAAGTACAACTCTTGTGGCTATATTCAATCATGATCTTTGCAACAGTGGTGAAATTAGCTCTCTGGCTCTATTGCCGAACATCTGGTAACAAGATCGTCCGTGCTTACGCTAAGGTTAATATGTTGTTTCATTTCTCAACTTGCCACGACTTTTTTACTTATATTAACAGTTGAACATGATTTATCAAAGATTTGTGATGGACTTGTTTCCACAGGATCACTATTTTGATGTTGTCACAAATGTAGTGGGTTTGGCTGCTGCTGTCCTTGGCGATAGATTCTACTGGTGGATTGATCCAGTTGGTGCAATTGCCCTTGCAGTCTACACAATTACAAATTGGTCTGGAACGGTGTGGGAAAATGCAGGTTTGTGTCACTTGTTTAGTTTGAACATTTGCTTAGGCAACAGCATCTGCACCTGTATCCCCAATCAGACTCATTATCCTTGCAACAAGAAATAACTTCCAAATGAGTGTTTTAACTATTTTTACTAGCCTACTGGAAATGGTAATTTAGAACCTTGCAGCGGATACCTGTCACCGATACAAATAAAAGTTACTTGAGTCAAAGGCTTGCTCTTTTAATCACTTTGCACTGTCATCCAGAGCAGTTGCCGCATATAGCACCAAGATTACTTGCATGTTACAAATTAGCTGGGACTGACAGGCAGTCTTACTACTATTACCTATTGTTATCCTTCGTGCAGTTTCACTGGTAGGTGAATCAGCTCCTCCAGAAATGCTTCAGAAGTTGACATATCTAGCTATCAGACATCATCCTCAAATTAAGCGTGTCGATACAGTTCGGGCATACACCTTTGGGGTGCTTTACTTTGTTGAGGTTGGTGTCTCTTTATTTTATCATCTTATTCCTCCATCTGTCCATTGCTGAGGGAAATCAATTAAGTTGTCAGCCAATCTGACAAAGCGATTGGTGTTATACATATTTTGTTCGAATCCCTAGATCCTGAAACTGGATAATGTTGTTGTAGCAACTACTTGATTTGTCTTTCAAAATTAGTTCAACAAAACGCAATTATTTTGTAAAGTAGCTTAACTCCTGATCCCTGCAGTGACACTGCAGTGCTTAATCTAGAATGGTAAATAGGAGTATGATACCAACGTTCTCTTATAATCTCACTGTTATAGTAATATATAGCAAGTGGTAGTTTAGCATGGCTTTGCAAATGATTGGGATAGGTCTTTTAGAAACAGAGTAGGTGGTTCTTTCAGCAATCAGACCTCAATGTTAGATTGTAATAGCATGATCATCTCATATGATCACTGGACTCACAGGTTGACATCGAGCTCCCTGAGGACTTGCCACTAAAGGAGGCACACGCCATCGGAGAATCACTCCAGATCAAGATCGAGGAGCTCCCCGAAGTCGAGCGAGCATTCGTTCACCTCGATTTCGAGTGCGACCACAAGCCGGAGCACTCGATTCTCAGCAAGCTGCCCAGCAACCAGCCTTGACCCGAAGGGATCCCACGTGGTGGTTGGCAAATAGATTGTCGCGCAGGATCTGCTACAGTGCTCGGTGTCTTGTGCTGCATGTGACAAAAAACTAAGAGTCTAAATCAGTTTTGTGGTCGTAAGATGTAGATCAGGCGCGTCTAAGACTACGAGGGACGTAGCAGGTGCACAAGGCCGAGATTGTTCTGAGTGAGTGTGGAACCCTCTGTTTTGCACGGTCGTGTTCAGTGTTCTGATCGAAAGTAGGCACTTTGCTGTTGACATGTGATCGGCTGTGTGCTATATGATGCTGTTTAGGGAAGGGCGGAGAGCAAGATAGCAGGTCCTTTGCTTTAAACAAATTTCATTTCTTATTGTCTGAAAGTGTTCCCACTGAAGctactttcttttcttttcttttattttaggaCCTGTTTGTTTCGTTGGAATCGGGCGGAATTGGAATTAGTTTCCACGGTcggcctgtttggctccaccTAGAATTGGAAACAGTCTTTCCTCAAGTTTCCAGTGTCCGAATCATTAGCCCGCGACACATTCTGACCCTAAAAGTAGAAAATCGTTTCTCCCCTAACCCCGACTCGCCTCTCCCCCATGCTGCCGCACCCAGACTCCTCCCCTCcctgcaccccccccccccccgactcGAGCGCTGCGCCGCTACCTCCCGCGCCatggccccctccctcctccatcgccccctcttcctcttcctgctgcggAATCCTCCCTACggcatggcggctagggtttcctAGTGTCGAGCCGTTCTCCTCCTGCTGTCGGAGCCAAGGCCAAGCGTGGCGAAGAAGGCAACGTCGAGCATCACCAGGGCCAGGCGCAGTGAAGAAGgtgacgccgaggagctccaGGGCCGGGCGTGGCAAAGAAGGCGACGTCGAGGATCTCTAGGGCCAGCACCCCCGTCTACCTCGCCACCGTCCTCGAGTACCTCGACGCTGAGGTTATGTAACATCTCTTCTCCCTGACTGCACTTCGTTCTTACTATTTATGCCTTGATCTGGTTGTTGCGTCCTGTAGATGTACCTGTACGGCTATTCATAGAACTTAATCGAGCCATGTTGTAAAATTAATCGGCCAATTTGAGGTAATGCGTCTAATTTGTTTTGGATTTGTAGGATTCCATTTTATTTGCCATGACAATCACCCAAATAATGATGTGAGTAGCTGTTTGATTAGAAGTGACATGCTGTTTGATTACAAGTGACGTGTTGTTTGATTAAAATGAGTTCCGATCAAGGTAATGAAATTAAACACTAGTATATGGTTCATTTGGGATGGCTAGTACTGTGGTGTGTGAAAAAGATATTGGTTTCATCTTTGTCACCAATCTAAAGTAGATACGGTAATATAGTGAAATACGTTGCTGCAGGAGTGTTGAGCATTTGCTTTCTGAAATGAACCTGACCAGTAAGATAATACGTAGGTGATAGGACCATGAGTGCGTAGCTGGTTCTGCATTGATCTGGTTCAAACTACATGTGAATGGCCTGTTTAGAATCCTTAGTTCACTAGTAGTGTATTTATTTCTGCTTTGCTCTGGATCAAAGTATTTGTGACATATTTATTTCTGCTTCCTAGTTGATAGCTGCTTCCtgttactactaatttgttgttaGCCATTCAGGTTcctatcttcttttttttgtgcgCTGGCCTCCTATGTTATGTTTGGCCTTTTCAATTAATTATGAAAGCTAGTTAATTATGAACCTTTTTTATGATAAATTAAAACATTCCTTTTTCATATGTGTTTTAGATGACTGACAACAACATAGACTTGGTTAATACAAGCATGGAGCAAATGAGAGAGAAGCataggaagaagagaaaaggagTGGCTGTTTTATTTGTTTCTGCTGTCATGAGCATGATTGTGCACTGGTATCAGCGTAACAGACCTAGACATATCGTTGATCCAGATGAAGTGGCTGAGAGAGATGTAGCTAAACGGAAACAAATGCTAAGAAATCTGTGCCAAGGATCAAATGTCTATTGCTATGATAGTTTGCGCCTAACTAAGAGATCATTTTATAACCTATGTGCCATCTTACATGAGAGATGTGGTATGTGTGATAACTTGAATGTGTCGGTAGAAAAAAAGTAGCAACCTTTTTTCTTGTAGTAGGTCATGGCACTAAGCTGAGGATGATTCGTAGCTCATATGGATGGTCACTTGAGCCAATCTACCTTCACTTCAATGAGGTGCTGAGAGGTATTATATCATTATGCCATAAATTTATCAAGCTTTCCGATCCATCAGTTGTACAACTTGAGGATTTCAAGTAGAAGTGGTTTGAAGATTGCCGTCACTAAGATCATTTTTGTTCATTTGACTGACTAAGGGAGGTATAGGAATAGGAAGCAACAAATTACCACCAATGTTTTGGGGTTTGTGATCGTCACATGAAATTTATTTACGTCTTAGCGGGATGGGAAGAATTGGCTTCAAATTCACGTGTGCTACATGATGCAATGTCTTAGGACCATGCATTTGTTATTCCAATTGGGAAATACTATATAGTAGATGCTAGATACACCAATGAATTAGGCTTTCTTGCTCCATATCGATCCACTCGCTACCACTTGAACGAGTGGGCTGCTCAAGGGCATAATCTATCCACTACCAAAGAACTATTCAATTTGCACCATTCAACAGCTAGAAATGTGATAGAGAGAACATTTGGGCTATTGAAGATAAGGTGGGCTATACTAAGAAGCAACTCATATTTTGACTTACAAAATCAGGTATTCCGTAGTTAGTAACTTAGCTTGAAATTCAACTCTAAATGACCCTAGCATGTAActcatttctactaaattcttgTAGATTAGGATCATTAATGCTTGCTGCATATTGCACAACTTTGTAAGTGATAGGCAGAGAGATATGGATGACTTACTTATATGCCAAGTTGATCAAGTAATATATGTTGAATctcttgaagttcaaagtgaagtTGGTATTATTACCAATGTTCAATCATCAAATGAATAGAGCAATTTAGGGATACCAAAGCTAACCAAATATTTGCTGATTACCAAGCGATCAATGTATGATAAATTCTATCATCAATGCATGCTCAAATTTATGAtaaagaatatttttttgtagATTTGGTGTTGCTCCCAAATATTTTACTGATAACCTTTGTGAACTTTTTTCCTGTAGAATATAGAGAAGAGCAAGAAGTCATGCTCGGACAGGGGTTACATTTCTTGGAATGACGACATGGAGAAGGCTCTTCTTGACACATTTGTGGAGTACTATAACAAGGGTGACAGATGCCAAAATGGGTGGAAGTCTCATGTCTATACAGCTACTATCAAGAATGTTCGAGAAAAGTGTCATGTGGATATCACAAAAAACAACATCATGTTGAGGAATAAGACCTTTAACAAGCACTACACTACATCAATGGTATGCGTGGATTTGGTTGGGATTGGAACAAGAACAAAATATCTGTTGATAGTGTTTCTGCATGGGAAGCATATGTAGCGGTAAGTTTAAAAAACTACTGTTTTACTTGCTTAACTTGCTTCCTGCACATGTTTGATGATACACACTAATGCGAGTCTGCTCAAGCACATGTGAGTCCGTCCTGCACACTAATGTGAGTCTGTTCATGCACATGTCCACACTAACTTGCTTATTGCACACTAACTTGTTTACAATTTTCTTGAACTGTCAAGTCTGTTGAAGTTTTTCTTCCCTGATCTACAAATCCTTTTGCCCCATGTCTTATTGTCAAGTTAAATTAGTCCTTTGCCAGACAGGCATACAATTATGCAGTTATGTTTTGAGCTCTGTACTAAGTGTGATTTTTGTTGTCTTACAGTAGAATGTTTCATTTGTTCTTTTCTGAAagaaaaatatttcttttgtaatctatagaaaaacaaagaagctACTGGGTACAAGCAAGATTGTCTTGTATTAGGACTTAATTAGCTTGGTGTTTAGCAAAGATCATACTACCGGTGAAGCGGCAAAGGCTGCAGCTGAGAGCTCCAAAGACATGAGTAAGGAAGATCTTAGTAACAAAAAGCTCACATCATCGGTAACTTCAGGAAGTTTAAAAAGGCAACGGCTAGGTGACTCTTTTATCTCTATGATGGCTGAAAAAATGGACAAGTTCGTTGAAGCACTCAAGGAGGAAGCACCTAAAGGCCCAACATCAAAAGAAATTCTAAACACACTGAATGAGGTAGAAAGATTGGACGAAGACACTTTGTTGGATTTATTTGATATCCTGACTGGTGATGCACGCAAGTATGAGTCTTTGTTGGCGCTTCCGGTGGAGATGACGAAGAGGTGGCTACTAAAACAGAAATTAGTTCATCTTTAAATTATACTATCAAGTGAACTTGTCTTGTAATAATATGTGGCTTCAACTATATGAAAGTTTAGATACTATGTCTGTCGTGATTGCATTGTCAAGTGATGTGTTAGATGCCTGACACCCATGCAACAATAGTGGAGCTTGGAATACTTCATTTAAATGTCTGAATTGTAGCATGTTGTCTGATTTGAATGTCTAACGGAGACTTCATTTGAATGCCTGACAGCTCCATGTGTTAGAGAGAGCTATACTGGTAGCATGTTGTTCCATTTGAATTTCTAATCAACCAAATAATATTTGGAATCTAATTCTAAGAATTAGTTTCTTTGTACATCCAAAtaagaaaattgaaatgaatctGATTAATTTAACTCCTATTGAATCCAATTGCTGGAACGAGATTTCTATAATGAGATTCAATTTCAACGAAACAAACGGCAAACTGAAATCTTCATTTTTGAAAGGATACTGAAACTGAAACTATATTGTATGCTAATGGCCCAAAGCTCAAGCTTGACTTTCCTAACATCTGCTATTTTTTAGCCCACCACCGGCCCATATATTATTACAGGTGATTTGCGTTTTCTTTTGAGCCCAGACTTAGGGCCTAATACTGATTGGGGAAAATACCAAGCCCAGTAAATCGAAGCAGTCAGTCCTCTTCTGAGATACGTAAACAACTCTCTCTTATGGAAAAGCAGAGCATGAACGTTCTCTTCTGAATATGTAGACAAACTTTCTTATGTGCTCCCTATAGTACAGTAGTACTTGACATACTTCTACAGATTAACGGTGTGTCACACTGTAAAAAAACTGTAGATGCGGGCGCATGTCAGGACAAGCACAGAGCCCGGCTCCCTGCATGTGCTATAAAACTCCATCTCCGGAATTTCCTTGTTCCAATAGCGACACCATACCGTACGACATGTGCCGCTTCGTACCGGGCCAGATCTGCCTACCACCCACCCAAGTACCCCCACTACCACCACCGCCATTAGACCACTGCTGCTAATTGGGATCTGACTGCCATCACACACATTTCCGCCGGTCCGAGCGGCGAGCCCCTGCCCTGGCTGAGAGATCACGACCTGTTCGCTTCACCTTATTCAGtcgacttatcagccaccaaacaatattttcttctcacaacaaatcagccgtttcaacttttcagccgacttataaccTGAAGCGAATAGGTCCAAAGAGGCCGGCCGATCTGATCCGTCACGTCTATCACCCTCGCCCTGTCGTCACGTCGCGTGCCGCTAATGAAACCATGTCGTCACCACCACACCCCCGGTCCCTGTCCTGGGCTTGGCGTCTTGGCGACGCCTTCCGCCACGATGACGACACCATGGCCTTCCCGGAGTTTTTTCCGCCCATACCCATCGCGTCCGTCCATCCTCCCAGCCGTTGTCGGCTTTGAGCGGCCGCCCGCGTCGTCGCTGCCAGCTCCAGCGCGCGCAGCAAGCTATTCGAGATTTGCTTTGGTTACTTCCGGTGCTTGCTTCCAAGTCCCAACGAAGCCCCCTGATCTAGAAGAAGCTCGTGTCGTGAACGTGAAGCTCCCTGATCCGAGCGGACGACGCGGTGTGAACGTGGCGCAGTGTGACAGGTGGGGCCCGGGCAGCACAGCGTGGTCCCCCATGCAGGTCTACAGGCTACAGCGCGTAGTCCAAGGTAGTAGAACCAGCAGTCCATGTCCAGCGCCCGTTCGAGAAAGGTTGACCTTTCCCTCTTGGCCCCCCACTCGGCCAATGCTTTTGctttgctgctactgctgcggGCTCGCGGCTTTCCGTCACTCCTTTTTCACTAGCTAGCTGCTAGTCCTTgttaaccttttcttttctttttttcataacAATACAAGCGCCTTAAAAaaacagaagaaagaaaaaaaaaactgacggAGTTCCTCGTGGGAAATGGAAATCTCGCACGCCAACGGAAATGGATGGATCCACCAAAAACGAACTAGAAAATCGTGCGTTTGCGGCGTTTTGATTTGCCATCTTGTATGTCACGGTGAAAGAA is a genomic window containing:
- the LOC117837746 gene encoding metal tolerance protein 4, which encodes MDANGRGEDGDARAPLLAGPGRRRNSVASMRGEFVSRLPKKVLDAVDPERPSHVDFSRSKGLPEGEREYYEKQFATLRSFEEVDSIEESNEIDEEEELAEQNQSEFAMKISNYANIILLALKVYATIKSGSIAIAASTLDSLLDLMAGGILWFTHLSMKSINVYKYPIGKLRVQPVGIIIFAAVMATLGFQVFIQAVEKLIVNEAPAKLNQVQLLWLYSIMIFATVVKLALWLYCRTSGNKIVRAYAKDHYFDVVTNVVGLAAAVLGDRFYWWIDPVGAIALAVYTITNWSGTVWENAVSLVGESAPPEMLQKLTYLAIRHHPQIKRVDTVRAYTFGVLYFVEVDIELPEDLPLKEAHAIGESLQIKIEELPEVERAFVHLDFECDHKPEHSILSKLPSNQP